Proteins encoded together in one Chelonoidis abingdonii isolate Lonesome George chromosome 1, CheloAbing_2.0, whole genome shotgun sequence window:
- the GPA33 gene encoding cell surface A33 antigen, with product MRATKGSQLFMLSVVLVTAQALTVNTRVKEVKVAQGTNATLPCEFQTSATPSNADFVTWSKMPQEEIVVTRYFDGIVYASQSYEGRLQFPSTPVTDVSITLRGVTMADNGTYRCTVQLREELPSASAKIDLLVLVAPSKPECKVTGTSEYGQTINLTCNSELGSPKPEYTWQSFSVLNQPRPLVSASGPQITLKNVSADTSGFYICTATNSVGQEFCNMTVSILPPSMNIALYAGVIGGIVAAIIVIGILAYCCCCRGSKDNDYEMTETEDGGKEPVRIRGPAEEEIEDEEEEEEYRTRGRPQTPPTNKPRLEISYAEA from the exons ATGAGAGCTACGAAGGGATCTCAGCTGTTCATGCTGAGTGTGG ttctgGTGACTGCCCAGGCCCTCACTGTGAACACACGCGTTAAGGAAGTAAAGGTAGCACAAGGGACTAACGCCACCCTCCCATGTGAATTCCAGACCTCTGCTACCCCTAGCAATGCAGACTTTGTTACCTGGAGCAAAATGCCTCAGGAG GAAATTGTTGTCACAAGGTATTTTGATGGCATTGTGTACGCTAGCCAGAGTTACGAAGGCCGTCTGCAATTCCCTAGCACTCCGGTCACAGATGTCAGCATCACCCTCCGTGGGGTGACCATGGCAGACAACGGAACTTACAGGTGCACTGTCCAACTGCGTGAGGAGCTCCCCAGTGCCTCTGCAAAGATAGATCTTTTGGTCCTTG TGGCTCCATCCAAGCCAGAGTGTAAAGTCACAGGGACATCAGAATACGGACAGACCATCAACCTGACCTGCAACTCTGAACTGGGGTCTCCAAAACCTGAGTATACTTGGCAAAGCTTCAGCGTACTGAACCAGCCCCGACCGCTGGTGTCAGCATCAG GACCACAGATAACTCTGAAGAATGTCTCTGCAGACACCTCCGGCTTTTACATTTGCACTGCCACCAACAGCGTTGGACAGGAGTTCTGTAACATGACAGTCTCCATTCTACCTC CATCCATGAACATTGCCCTCTATGCTGGAGTCATTGGTGGCATAGTTGCTGCAATCATTGTCATCGGGATTTTggcctactgctgctgctgccggggCAGCAAGGACAATGACTACGAGATGAC TGAGACAGAAGATGGTGGGAAGGAGCCCGTCAGGATTCGGGGACCAGCTGAAGAAGAGatagaggatgaggaggaggaggaggaatatcGGACAAGAGGAAGGCCACAGACGCCACCCACCAACAAACCACGGCTAGAGATTTCATACGCTGAGGCATAG